Proteins from one Cyprinus carpio isolate SPL01 chromosome B15, ASM1834038v1, whole genome shotgun sequence genomic window:
- the LOC109087157 gene encoding LOW QUALITY PROTEIN: uncharacterized protein LOC109087157 (The sequence of the model RefSeq protein was modified relative to this genomic sequence to represent the inferred CDS: inserted 1 base in 1 codon; substituted 1 base at 1 genomic stop codon), with product MSRTTDPVGHWEDLETWLSVATDSLLPKAAETLKHQTQDQLDEIITSLTRQDPSQSYSHKELAKITGSLSHTLIATLKLSDRHAAHLQQELTHAQRRIEQLELEAQEQREXPDEVEQGAEAEITRLKESRVATTQEMEQVKADYADLSNKLQYAEHLLEKAKADFRDKNSRIKALETHLDESRNEISRLTRQLGYIKEESDSFREELRHAYELRSEPPRTRRTPVSPPPSRPGSPVPGLTHDQKGAVLKHPSAPLEELYILTKLKETAPASHRSSCGLDLKDLDKLTRNTGKFTANVPCSQEIKGYLQDVDFHLEMRPSTTDKDRLYLIRATSSSEVRSFLDRQPAHTKTDYNLFREALIKEFADPESEQGLVDALETKQGCQESSQLFYSRLREAYFGTHNEQNMEEDVNFKTLFLRNLHPGVSHHLGVLACPHTMSAQQLRDLAQKAYCKQKMTSDKRIKTMAVLDFNTQSQGLALEGAQRQDHAKPTPKEWNASSSNRERDSHAGTRPKRRKNHWDGPHGRQRSPGHHWKNSWDQSRPHERHWKISWNQPSSFGNSRGXSSWEFNGISKVKRQTYPGATSPRNQRKNSQRFQADRAQTESKQEQKASSCFDSQELIKMMIKEFFQQNEEDRKWEKKEKPDSA from the exons ATGTCTCGCACAACAGACCCTGTTGGCCACTGGGAGGACCTGGAGACATGGCTAAGTGTTGCAACAGACAGCCTCCTACCTAAGGCTGCTGAAACACTGAAGCATCAGACACAGGACCAGCTGGATGAAATCATAACAAGCCTCACGAGACAAGACCCAAGTCAGagctacagtcacaaagaactaGCTAAGATCACCGGCTCCTTAAGCCACACACTCATCGCCACCCTTAAGCTGAGCGACAGGCACGCCGCCCATCTCCAGCAGGAGCTAACACACGCACAACGACGTATCGAACAGCTAGAACTGGAGGCTCAGGAACAACGGGAATGACCTGATGAAGTGGAACAAGGCGCCGAGGCGGAGATCACCAGGTTAAAAGAGTCACGTGTAGCTACTACACAAGAAATGGAACAAGTCAAGGCAGACTACGCTGATCTCTCCAACAAGCTACAGTATGCGGAACATCTCCTTGAAAAGGCCAAGGCCGACTTCAGAGACAAGAACAGCAGAATTAAAGCCCTTGAAACTCACCTGGATGAGTCAAGAAACGAGATCAGCCGCCTAACACGACAGCTGGGCTACATCAAAGAGGAGTCAGACAGCTTCAGAGAGGAACTCAGACATGCCTACGAGCTGCGCTCTGAGCCTCCGAGGACACGACGGACACCAGTCTCACCCCCGCCAAGCAGGCCCGGGTCCCCTGTTCCTGGACTGACACATGATCAAAAGGGGGCAGTGCTAAAACACCCATCTGCTCCCCTCGAAGAACTTTACATCCTGACAAAGCTAAAAGAAACTGCTCCAGCCAGCCACAGATCATCGTGTGGCTTGGACCTCAAGGACCTTGACAAGCTTACTAGGAACACTGGCAAATTTACCGCAAATGTGCCATGTAGTCAAGAGATCAAAGGATATCTGCAAGATGTCGactttcatctggaaatgagacccaGTACCACCGACAAAGATAGACTTTATTTGATCCGAGCAACATCCAGCTCAGAGGTTCGCAGTTTCCTGGACCGACAGCCGGCCCACACAAAGACTGATTACAACCTGTTCAGAGAAGCCCTCATCAAAGAGTTTGCTGACCCTGAGTCGGAACAAGGACTAGTGGATGCCCTGGAGACGAAACAAGGTTGTCAGGAATCTTCCCAATTGTTCTACAGCCGACTCAGAGAAGCATACTTCGGGACTCACAATGAACAGAATATGGAGGAAGACGTAAATTTTAAAACTCTCTTCCTGAGGAATCTTCACCCTGGGGTAAGCCACCATCTTGGCGTCCTTGCATGTCCACACACAATGAGTGCTCAACAACTGCGAGACTTGGCACAAAAGGCCTACTGCAAACAGAAGATGACATCAGATAAGCGCATCAAAACCATGGCAGTTCTCGACTTCAACACCCAGAGTCAGGGGCTGGCCCTAGAGGGCGCCCAACGTCAAGATCATGCCAAGCCAACACCCAAAGAGTGGAATGCATCCTCGTCCAACAGAGAACGGGACTCCCACGCTGGTACCCGACCTAAACGAAGGAAAAATCACTGGGATGGACCACATGGACGACAACGCTCACCGGGACATCACTGGAAAAACTCATGGGACCAGTCAAGACCTCATGAGAGACATTGGAAAATATCGTGGAACCAGCCAAGCTCATTTGGAAACTCAAGAG AAAGCTCATGGGAATTCAATGGAATCTCCAAGGTAAAACGACAAACATACCCTGGAGCAACCAGCCCAAGGAATCAACGAAAAAACTCACAAAGATTCCAAGCTGATCGAGCCCAAACTGAATCCAAGCAAGAACAAAAGGCTTCATCGTGCTTTGACTCACAAGAACTGATTAAGATGATGATAAAAGAGTTCTTCCAACAAAATGAGGAGGACCGGAAgtgggaaaagaaagagaaaccagATTCAGCCTGA